GCTTTGCACTTGTTTTGCATTggccatatatttctttttaaaaataaataaataaatttatttatttatttatttttggctgccttgggtcttcgttgctgcctgttgattttctctagttgtggcaagcggaggctactctttgttgtggtgcgggagcttctcattgcggtggcttctcgttgtggagcacaggctctaggcgcacgggcttcagtagtggtggcacgtgggctcagtagttgtggctggcgggctctagagcacaggctcagtagttgtggcgcatgggcttagttgctccgcggcatgtgggatcttcccggaccagggcttgaacccgtgtcccctgcattggcaggcggattcttaaccactgtgccaccagagaagccctgcccATATATTTCTATTGTAGATGAACTGGGAAGGTATTTGGCAGAAAGTAATGGAAAAACCCATACAGTGGCTTaaataaatagtttatttttctcctataaCAGGAAATTTGGAAGAAGGTAGTTATTCTCTTCAATTTAGCAGCACCATCATTTGTGGGATTCTCttggctttttttcttcatggttgcaagatggctgctgcagctccagccatcacaccTTGTGTTCAGAGCCAGATGAAGTGGAAAGGGCAGGTGCCAGTCCCTTTTATCAGGAAGGGAATAGCTTTCCCAGAAATCCTCAGGAGACTTATCGAGATCTCATTGGCCAGAGAACTGTGCCAGAGGCCACCCAGGCTGTCATGGAGGCTGGGAAAGTGCTTGGCGGGGCACACGGATGCCCCAGACCAAATTGGAGATCTGTGAGTGGGGAAGGTTAGAATGGATATTGGGTGTGGAAACAGAATCTGCGCATGGTGTCCTTCAACAATTAGCAGATGACTGACCTGGGCGAAGATGCTAATTGGTGGGAGGGGCCTCTATTGAGAGAGGAGGAGTGATATGTGAGTGGGAACTAATCTTTTAAGTGATTGTTAGATCAttgggataaaaatgttttctgacaATTGCTTCCCTGAACTGAGTGTGGGAATTTAGATAATCGGGGTTCCCTGGATGCTGTTTTTGTGTTCATGTGTCAGGGGTTCTTAACCGcagagtcttttttctttttaatatatagatttatttattatttatttgtttatggctgcactgggtctttgttgctgctgcacggggctttctctagttgcggccagcgggggctgctcttccgttgtggagcacaggctctaggcgtgggcttcagtagttgtgactcgcgggctccagagcacaggctcagtagttgtggtggctccgtggcatgtgggaatctttctggaccagggctcgaacccgtgtcccctgcattggcaggcggattcttaacctctgcgccaccatgGAAACCCAACCACAGAGTCTTAGAAGTGGCTTGAGGAGTCAGAAAGTATGTGCATTTGCGATGTTGCTAGATGCTGCTAAGCTGCCCTCTAAAATGGCTATACTGAGTTGCACTCACATCCCAGGGGATGAAAGGGTTTGCCTCAAGCACCCTAAGCAACTCTGACACCTGCCAATCTGTTAGGTGAAAAATGGGGGTTTCAGgtatctccttcccttcctttcttttaaggAAGATCAAACATCTTATGAGATGTTTTTTGACTACTTGTTCCCTCTACCATGAattgcctgttttttttcttttgcccatttttctttggGGGTTCTTATTGATGCTTAGGGGCTTTTCATATATTATGACTATTCACACTTTTTAATACTTTCTTATACATGCTGCTAATGTTGTCTCTGAGTTTTTTTGTCTTGTCActctgatttttgtctttttctgtaatGAAGTTAAACTATGTGGTCACATCTGTTCCTGTTTTTCCTTATGGCCTCTGAATTTCCTATCATGCTTAGAAAAACCTTTTCTACctcaagattttatatatataaatatatatgtatttataaatatatatattcatctataTTTCCTTCTAGAATTTTTTGGGTTTTCTATGTTTAGATCTTCGTTTATcctgaattttgtgttttatttttgattataaaatgacgtgttttaaaaatacataaataaataaaatgatatgtttactgtaaaaaacaaagataatataGGAAaagcctaaagaaaaaaaatattttgagttaatgagtaaattttttttaagagataacattgtgtaagttgcTTTGTGACCTGTTTTTTGCACTTGCTGGATAGTAAATATCTTTTCCTGCCATTAAATGTTTCTGTACAGCATCGCTGAATTTTATTTcaatgacaattttattttatttttattttttaatttttttgcggtacacgggcctctcactgttgtggcctctcccgctgcggagcgcaggctccggacgcgcaggctcagcgaccatggctcacgggcccagccgctccgcggcatgtgggatcttcccggaccggggcacgaatccatgtcctctgcatcggcaggcggactctcaaccactgtgccaccagggaagccctcaatgacaATTTTAAATGACTGTTTAGTATTCCATATTTATATTAGTGTGCttatctttttcttactgatttataagATCTGATTTGTGTTACAAATATATTTTGCCACCCTGTTGATTCCCTTCAAATTTTGTTTATGATGTTGTTGCCATTCAGAAAcatcaaatttatttaaattcaaacCATTGATCTTTCCCTTAATGACTTGTGACTTTTGGGATGGATGTTCTCTAACCAGagatcatatatttatttgtatttttgttgttgtcactgttttatgattttattttcttgctttaagtttttaattttgggggagtTTACTCTGGAGTGAGGTTTAAGTCCAGGATCTaacttcagtgtttttttttatcagaaaGAGGTTATCTAGATGTGACCctgggatgggatggggtggggggcttcTGAGGCCAGTTTCACCATGAGAGTAAAGCCACAGCCTTATTGGTGACTCTGTACTCTCCTTCTCTGCCAGGCCTTGGAGACCCGGGCCAGCCCGGGCCACACCCCAGGCTGTGTCACCTTCGTCTTGGATGACCACAGCATGGCCTTCACTGGAGATGCCCTGCTTATCCGAGGGTGTGGGCGGACAGACTTCCAGCAAGGTCACAGGCCCCTTTCCCCAGCCCGAGATCTTCGTATGGTTATGTGGGTGCCAGGGTTTTAAGTGTCAGTtgcaagaatgaatgaatgaatgttagaCTTTTAGGGGGTCAGGATTAGATTCAAGGAGTTTAGTGCTGGAGGAGAGGAGAGTTGGGTTCAGAGGTTAGTGGTTGGGGGACAGTTAGAGTCAAGAGTGTGTGTTAGGTATCTATTGCTGTAAAGCAAATCACCCcagaacttagtggcttaaaacaatgattaACATCATCTCACACGGGTTTTGAGAGTTAGGACTCTGGGAGAAGCTTAACTGGATGGTTCTTGCTCAGGGTCTTGCGTGAGGTTGCAAGCAAGCTGCTGGCCGGGGCTgactgaaggcttgactggggctagaggatccacttccaaggtgGCTCACTGACATGGCCAGTGAGCTCTTGCtggttgttggcaggaggcctcagttcctcacaaTGCAGACTTCTccatagggctgcttgagtgtcttcATGACATGGCAGCTAGATTCTCCCAGAGGGAACaatcagagagacagacagacagaagacctaattttttttttttttaatgagcttgTCTCAGAAGTTAAACTCTGTTATTTTTGCCATATCCTATTTATTAGATTCAAGTCACTTAGTCCAGACCACTAAGTCAAGGCAAGGGGAATTATGTGTCACATTTTCAAGAGAAGAGTTTCAAAGAGTTCATGGGCATATTTTTAACCTCCCATAAGGGGTTTAGCTGGTGTGGGGAGGGGTGTGGAGTTTGATTCAGGGGTTAAGTTGCTGGAGGAAGTTAGATTTGGCAATTTAGCTGCTAGAAGGTTGCTAGATTCAGTGGTTTAATTGCTAGGAAGTCGTGTTACATTTGGGGTTTAGCTTCTGGGGGCAATTAGATTAAGGGGTTTCGCTGCGGGAAGGGTGTTTACATTCATAATATCAGGGTATGAGATTTGAGTATGTGTGTGAATGTGAGGTGGACACTAGATTGGGAGGATTTAGCTGCCTTGCAGGAGGTGGGCAAGGCTGGAcgagagaaaagagacagagcCATAGCAAGCTGAGCTGGCCATGGGTAACCAGATCCCCAGgctgtctctttcttcctctttccttatcTCTCCATCTTGGTCtctatctttttctctctgaggCTCCTAGTCTCCCATTTATCCATCCCCAACACAGTCATGAGATCGAAAGATTTAGGCTGAAAGGAAAGGTGACAGAACATTCCAGAGAGGTTTGTCCCTGTCACAACTTAGGACTCAGAGCTTCTTGTCAGAACCATTGCTCTATCCTCTTTGGCCTCATGTCTTCAGTTTCTTACCTTCCCATCCACTTTCCCTGCCCAGAATCCTTTCTTGGCATCCCCAGAGTGAGGGCATTTGGTACTTCAGGGTCATATCCCAACCTTGTTTACAGTCATGCTGAATTCTCACCATTTCCCAattctttgcatatgctgttccacctgcctagaatgcccttccctctctttctctaccCAGTCAAAGGGCTACTGGCAGAAAATGAGGGAGATGGTTTAGCTACAGTGATTTTTATCCTCTcatccttttcctgaagggaagggATTTGGGAGCTTCTCTCATCCTGTTGCTCCACTGACCTCTGAGTTTTCCCTCACCAGGCTGTGCTAAGACTTTGTACCACTCAGTTCATGAAAAGATCTTCACACTTCCAGGAGACTGTCTGATCTACCCTGCTCATGATTACCACggtgagggcttcctggaggaggtgtgggATTTACATAACTTACTATTTGAGAGGGAGCGCCAAACCACTGTGGCTTGCAGACTACAATTCCCAGGAACTCCTCTGGCCAAAAAGATCAAGTGCTTAGGTGTACTGAGTGTGGATGTAGAAACTACGATGCCTAGAATCCGGAAGGCATAAGCTTTCCTGGGACTTCCTTATAGAACTTAGGGAACTGTGAGAAACTACATTTCCCATAGTGCCCATTGAGGAGGGAAAGCAATCTGTTAGCCCTGGGCCAGAAAGGCaccctgaggcctcctgggaaatgtagttctggGAGGCCCAAGGCACTGGACGGCTCAACATTCCTCCCCCTCTCTTGGCCACTAGGACTCACAGTATCCACTGTGGAGGAGGAGCGGACTCTAAACCCTCGGCTCACCCTCAGCTGTGAGGAATTTGTCAAGGTCATGAGCAAACTGAACTTGCCCAAACCTCAGCAGATAGGTGAGCAGTTGGGGGGGAGGAGGGTGCTGGGGTCTGGattcctgggtctgagggagaaGGTGCTGGGAatctggactcctgggtctgagggatgGAGGGGCCTCAGGGCCAGAACTCTAGTTTCCCAAAGAAGGACCATTAGGATTTCTGGGTCCCCAGTGGGGCATAGAGAGAGCGGGGCCCTTGGTTTCACCCTTAGCTTCTTCCTTTCAGACTTTGCTGTTCCAGCTAACATGCGCTGTGGGATCCAGACCCCCCCTTCCTGACTCTCAGGTGCTCATATCCAGTTAATAATGCACTAGGTGGCGTGAGGGGAGCGGTGCCATTACCAGAGCCTCTCTTATCTTCCCCTCCCTTACCAGCCTCTCAAgattcttaaataaaaaaaatattttttttttcctctgaatctGACTTCTGTTTTCTGGGGGACCCAATGGGTTTCTGGGCTGAGATGCCTGTGGTTAGTTCTGGTCCCTGGATAGGCCAGGGAGAGAGGCAGCATAAAGGTCCTGGGAGCCTTGAAGGAGATTTTCTAACTCATAAGATAGAAGCAAACAGATATCTGGGGCAGAGTTCCTCAGCTCCTTGGACTAGAACAGTCTTGAGTTTAAACCACTTGCCCCATGAGACTCAGCATAAGGTACTtcacttctccaagcctcagtttcctcatttgtaaaatgggaataataataataataatagggtgTTGTGATGATCCAATTAGTCCATAGGTATGAAGTACTTGGTACACTGCCTGCACAGCAGACTTCCTATCAGTGTTCactattattgttactgtcaTTTAATGATCTCTGAGGCACTTCCTGGCTTGAGTGACAGGATGCCTAATGGTAAAGACCATGGACTTTCCAGAGAACAAATATGGTGTTAACATTAACAACATGTGTAGATTTTTTGGACACTTGTccccctcagcctcagtttcctaactataaaatggagatagtaatcCCTTTCTCTACTGTAAGCCACTGTaaggatgaaataaattaatgcgTGTAAAATGTTTATACTTTATACACATAGCTCCTGATATCCAGTGATTCTTTCTCACATACcagttattttcctgtttttgccCAGAGAGGAAAGGGTCTGGCTGAGACCTTTAACCTCTGCCCTCCACCCATAgcaaagtggtggtgggggggaacaTACTTCCCCCTGTCTCTGGGCGGGTCTCTGACTCAGCTTAGGGCACCCCCCTCCCCTTGCCCAGCTCCCCAAACCGGTCGGGGCCCTTCTAAAGGGCTCATTAGAGGGGAGAGGCCCCTATCTCCATTCCCCTCTTCCTTTCAGGATTCCCAGGGTCTGGACATTATACATAGGTGACCAAGGCGCCTGGCCCTCCCGGGGGAGGAATGGGGGCGCTGGAGGCAGAGTTGGGGGGTCGTCATGTTGGGCTTTCCGAGGGTGGGGCCGGGATGGCCGGATGCCGCGGCTGCGGGCGGGGCAAGCTGGTCGCTCCCTCCTCCCTCGAGAGCTGTTGGACCTGTTGTCCCCCCCTCCACTTCCGGCCTGCTGGGAAGGGGGACAGagcagcctctctctcctccctcttgcccagCCACCTGTCTAGTGGGCAGAAACTGCAGAGCCGGAGCGCAGAAGGGAGCGCGCCGAAGCCTGAGCCGGTGAGGGGGCCGGGGcttgggtggtggagggggctgGAGTTCTGGAATCTAGCTCCGGGAGGAGCCGAGGATTCAAGGTCCCTGGTTcgtccagagagagagagaccaggagCGCCGACTCCTGGATCCCTCGGTGAGGCTGAAAGGGGCCCGCTCCCTTGCACGGTGGGGTCGGAGCTGAGATTACTGGGCTCCAGAGAGGACGCGGAGGAACCCGACTCCTGAGTCCACGAAGGAGTAGGTGTTGGGGTCCCTCTAAAGTGGTCCAAGGGATTGTGCGGGGCTTCTGGGAGAGTACAAGGCTCGACACCTGGATAGCAGGGAGAGGCCGGTAGGGGGCGGACTAGGACCCCGGACTCAAATTCTGGTCAAGCCTCCGGGGGAGTGACGCCCTAGGAGCCATCGAACCCCGCCCCTAGAAACTCCAGGCCGCGCCTCCGGAATGCTCAGTCGCATCCTTTGAACTCTTAGGCCCCCCCCTCTGGAGCGCTCTCTAGAGCTTTCGGCCGCGGCCCTGAGCCCTCCTGGGCCCCGCTCCCACGCTACCGGGCCACGCCTCCCGAACTCCAGGCTCCGCCCACCAGACAGGAGTCCGCAGAGGCCATGGGGACACGGAGCAGCCCGGGCGAGGGGACCCCACCGCCCGCGGTTCCCGAGTGCGACGCGGAGGTCCGGTCTCAAGGGGCCGCCCAGCCCCGGGAGCTCCCCGAGGACTCTCGCGAGCAGAACGTGCCCGAGGCCCCAGCAGAGCTTCCGAGAGGCCAAGGGGCTGAGCAGCAggcggaggaagaggaagaagtggGAGAAGGCAGCAGCACGGAGAGCAGCCGCGATGCGGTGAGGGACCGGAGGGCGAGAGCCACGGGGGGACCCAGAGAGACAGACCCAAACGggtgacagagacacagagagagaggtaTAGAAAGACCGGATAGACAGAGACCCAGAGACAGGGAGACTGAGAGGCCAAGACCCAAAAGAGCCAGAGACACTGAAAGACCAGAGACAGAGACTCAGAGATGGggatagagacacagacagaaaCTCAGAAACAAAGAtgctcagagaaacagaaatagagacagagaaaccTTGAGAGAGGGAGATACTCCGAGGGAGAACGAGAAATAGCGATTCAGAGAAGGAAGACAGATACTGGGTCAGGAAGATGAAGCccagagaaaaggggggaaaagacTCAAGGAGCCCCggggggggagagaaagagatgcaGGACCTTCGAAGACGTGACGCCAAGAGAATGGGAactggataaagaaaaagaaacaccatCCTTGTGTCGGCTCTGTGCCCCCTCACCGGACTGCGAGTCCCTGGGCCACCTCCCGGGGCCGAGCGGTCCCCGGACCTGCACCTTCCCTTCCTTGAATTAAAAGAACTTGGTGGTAGAGTTAAACGCCGACTTAGACCGCCTGAGGGGATATTCGGGATGGAAAACAGACCTATTTAGTGACTGCAGGGGGCGAATCCTCCCCAATTGACCACGCCCTCTTCAACCGCAGGTGGAGGCTTCGCCTGCCGTTCAGATCGCGGCCACGCCACCCGCAGCCTCTCAGGCTGGGGAAGGGGTGCGAGGGGCGGCGCGGCGGCTTCGAGTCCAGCAGTTGGAGGCACTGACTCGCGTGGCTTTGATGGAGCAGCGAGTGAAGGAGCTACAGCGTCAGAGGAAGGAACTGAGGATCCAGGTGAGGTTGCAGACGTCTTGGGAATTCTGGCCCCAACTCTTGGGGAACCGCGCAAGGCCAGACTCTCGGTCCTTTCCAAGTGCGGGAGCCCAGCTCCATCCTCTCTCCGAATCCAGGAGTTCAGGTTCACAGGTCCCTCGTTCAGACCCAGGCGTCcgagcccccagccccctcctacTCAGACCCAGGCCTCTGGGCCCCAGTCCTTGTATTTTCTCCGCAGATGGAGGTGGAGGTGACCCTGCTTCGGGGTGAACTGGCTGGGGAGCGAGTGGCCGTCTGGCGGGAGGAGGAGCAGCTCTGGGAGTTGCTGGGGCAGCAGGTGGATGCAGAAAAGGGCGGCCAAGAGGAGCGGGAACAGGTCTGTTTGCCCTGCTGGGTCCTCCTCAGTTTTCTGCCTTGTTGGACAGACATTCCTTGTGGTGCttctgggccctgggccctgagCGTATCCCCATTCCCCAAACggggacccctgggctgggggcagggcggggggagTGGGCCTATGCCTCTTCctgtttccctcctccctccttgtcTATGACTTTGGGGCCTGACTCACTAGTTCATCTTCCTTTGCCCCATCTCTCTCTGCTCTTTAAATGTcatattgtgaaaaacatcaaacaaacaaaaacagagtcaTCAGACGGGCTGCCAGGTGGCGTGCTGCCCAGCTTCAGCAGGGATTAATCCTCCATTCCTGTTTCCTATCCCCCAATTGGCTTCCCTGTCCCTAGTTTTGAAAGCCAGTCCCAGACATCATATTGCCTGTAAATGCTTTAGTTCTTATCTTATAGATAAgaactccttttaaaaaacattatccCTATATCATTATCACACCTGAAGAATTAATAAGTTCTTAATACCGTCTCATTTCCagtcagttttcctgggtctgagATCGTCTCAAAAACGGTTAACAGTTGGCTGTTTGAATCCGGTCCCCCCAAAGCCAGTATATTGTAGTTGGTGAAATGCCTTGTGTGGGTTGTTTCACCTTTAATGGTCCCTGCCTACTGTACTATTTGTTGGAGAAACCAGGTCTTCTGTTCCATGGTCAGTGTGTGACCGCTTGCATGCCTGGGGTGTCCTTTATCTCATTTCTCTTCTGGAAGCAGGTGGTTGGTTAGATGTAGAGGCTGGGTCAAATTCAGATGTGCTGTAGTGCTTCCTGTGTGCTGGGTCAGGGGGACATTGTCTCTGGTCCTCCAGACCTCAGTGAGGTCAGTCTGATCCCTTCGTAATAGTTATTTACCTAAAGGCTTTAACATCCATTGGTGGTCATTGCTTGGACCAGTTGGCAGTACAGGTTGGAAAATGGTAACTTTGTAATTCTATCAAACTCTCTCTTTGCCCTTATATATTGGAATTTCCTGGGGCTGGGTCCTGAGTCTTCATTTACTTCAAAGAGCCTGTATTTATCCCAGCCCTGATTTCTCTCTCAAAATGTAGACCTACGTGTCCCGCTTCCTAGGATACTGGTACCTAGATGCTCCTTCCTCCCCCAGGACCTGGGATTCCagaccccagcccctcctccctctaacccaggagtccaggcccccagcccctcctccctcagactcaGGAGCCTGGTCCCTTCTCATTCACCGTATCCAAAGCTGACCTCAGCAACTCCCTTTTCCACACTGTCCCTGTCTCACTGTCCCTTTGGCCACCAGGTCAGAGTCCTGAGCCTTGCTCTGCTTGCCTCCTTATCTCTCACCCCAAGCCTGTGAGTCACCGTGTCCTGTTCTTTGTGCTCCCTGAACCTCTCTTTCTAGTCTGTCTGCTTTACATCTGCACTGCTCAGACCTCACCTCACTCTTAGTGCTTGGAGGACTCATGAAAGAGCTGCTGGTCTCAACCCCTCAAGCCTGTCTCCCAGAGGGATGATTCCACACCTAGAGCCTTTCaatccttccatggctccccatcgCCCCGGGATAAGGGCTCCTCCGCCTGGTGGGCCAAACCAAATGTGAGCTGCACCTTGCCTGCCTTTCTACTGTCATCTCCCACCTGTgctccccatctcctccctctaCCCCACCTTCTCCCTTCTTGACCAGAGTTTGTCCCTACACTTCCTGTACTTTTCAACTTCCATTCATTTGCTCCATGCTGTTCCCCTCTGTCCAAAATGCCCTTCCAGCCCCTTCTATCTCCACCGGTCTAAATactccctgttttgttttgtttttttctggccgtgccacacagcatgtgggattttagttccctgaccgggggtcgaacccatgccccctgcaatgaaGCATGGGGCCCtaaacactgaaccgccagggaattcccaaatacTCCCTGTTTTTTTGAGGCTCACCTTAAAATCCTCACATCCAGGAAGCCTAGGATTACCCCAGTAGAAATTGCTCCCCACTTTCTGGGTTCCCACAGTCTCTGTGTTTCACTGCCCTGATTGTCCCAGACAGTAACTGGCTGTGTCCCCTGCTGGAGCACAGGGCCCAGGTCAAACCCCCTTCTGGGTCCCCAGTATCAATCACCCAGCCTGGATATGTTTTGcattcattccctcattcatttttttttaacttatttaattgaaatatagttgatttacaatgttgtgttaatttctgctgtacagcaaagtgattcagttatatgtatatatatacattctttatcatattcttttccattatggtttatcacagtatattgaatatagttctttgtgctatatagtaggaccttgttgtttatcgactctatatataatagtttgcatctgctaactccaactcccaatctatccctcccccatctccaaccctggcaaccacaagtctgttctccatgtccgtgagtctgtttctgttttgtagattagttcatttgtgtcatattttagattccacatataagtgatatcatatggtatttggctttctctttctgacttacttcacttagtatgataatctctagtaccattcatgttgctgcaaatggtgttatttcatttttttaatggctgagtgatattccgttgtgtatgtatacaccacaccttctttatccattcatctgtcccctcattcatttcttttttttttttttttttttaaatttatttatttatttatggctgtgttgggtcctcgttgctgcgcgagggctttctctagttggggcgagcgggggccactcttcatcgcggtgcgcgggcctctcactgtcgcggcctctcttgttgcggagcacaggctccagacgcgcaggctccgtagctgtggcacacgggcttaagttgctccgcagcatgtgggatcttcccagaccagggctcgaacccgtgtcccctgcattggcaggcagattctcaaccactgcgccaccagggaagccctttttttaaaaatttatttacattcATTTCTTAAACAGCTGTTTACTTGACACCTGCCCTGGGTGGGCCTGTATAAGTGTGAACCAGACAaacaaggtccctgccctcatgcagCCAACACCTCAGACAGGGAGGGATTTGAGATCTGGCTGGCCTGGGCCCGGCTGGCCTCTGTGTCCCTCCCTGTGCTCAGGCTGAGGCTAAGAGCCTGGTTGTCCATTCAGGAACAGAGGCACCTGAGCCAGGAGAGGGATCGTGTGGAGGGTCTTCGCCAGAGACTCCGAGAGGCCCAGGGGCAGCTTGACTCGCAGCCAGAAGACCAGCGTAAGCAGCTTCTGCAGGGAGTGCAGGAGGTGAGGGTCCGCTGGACCCACTCAGGGACCTGGTGTCCAGGCCACTCAGGTCCCAGACATCCAGGCCCTCAGTCCTCTGCTTCCCCACCCACCTAGTAGCTCGGGCCTCAGCCCCCTAACCCTCAGGACTCGGGAATCTAGAtcctcagccccctcctccctcattGCCCAGGATTCCTGGCCCCAGCCCACTACCCTCCTGGTTCCCAGGGGTCCAGGCCTCCAGCCTTTTTGTGTTTCCCCCACAGATGAGGGAACAGCTGGATGTGGCCCAGCATGC
Above is a genomic segment from Kogia breviceps isolate mKogBre1 chromosome 18, mKogBre1 haplotype 1, whole genome shotgun sequence containing:
- the ETHE1 gene encoding persulfide dioxygenase ETHE1, mitochondrial isoform X2 — protein: MRSRGPWRLQRGRRVEGRWVRKASQLMFEPKSCTYTYLLGDRESREAILIDPVLETAHRDAQLVKELGLRLLYAVNTHCHADHITGSGLLRSLLPGCQSVISRLSGAQADVHIEDGDPIHFGRFALETRASPGHTPGCVTFVLDDHSMAFTGDALLIRGCGRTDFQQGCAKTLYHSVHEKIFTLPGDCLIYPAHDYHGLTVSTVEEERTLNPRLTLSCEEFVKVMSKLNLPKPQQIDFAVPANMRCGIQTPPS
- the ETHE1 gene encoding persulfide dioxygenase ETHE1, mitochondrial isoform X3, which produces MFEPKSCTYTYLLGDRESREAILIDPVLETAHRDAQLVKELGLRLLYAVNTHCHADHITGSGLLRSLLPGCQSVISRLSGAQADVHIEDGDPIHFGRFALETRASPGHTPGCVTFVLDDHSMAFTGDALLIRGCGRTDFQQGCAKTLYHSVHEKIFTLPGDCLIYPAHDYHGLTVSTVEEERTLNPRLTLSCEEFVKVMSKLNLPKPQQIDFAVPANMRCGIQTPPS
- the ETHE1 gene encoding persulfide dioxygenase ETHE1, mitochondrial isoform X1, whose product is MAGSALRVAGRQLSQYSGSGAPILLRQMFEPKSCTYTYLLGDRESREAILIDPVLETAHRDAQLVKELGLRLLYAVNTHCHADHITGSGLLRSLLPGCQSVISRLSGAQADVHIEDGDPIHFGRFALETRASPGHTPGCVTFVLDDHSMAFTGDALLIRGCGRTDFQQGCAKTLYHSVHEKIFTLPGDCLIYPAHDYHGLTVSTVEEERTLNPRLTLSCEEFVKVMSKLNLPKPQQIDFAVPANMRCGIQTPPS